The Streptomyces sp. Mut1 genome window below encodes:
- a CDS encoding zinc-ribbon domain-containing protein: MIIFGTRGYLYQLAVLTLVCGWCGNPAAHTLRKRVTKFTLFFVPLFPFSTKFATQCTFCGGEQRIPKEQADQLLAQHMAAQGGNPYGQAQQPGYAPGAPGQGQGQNPYQH, from the coding sequence ATGATCATCTTTGGCACGCGAGGCTATCTCTACCAGTTGGCCGTCCTGACGCTGGTCTGCGGCTGGTGCGGGAATCCGGCCGCGCACACGCTGCGCAAGCGGGTCACGAAGTTCACGCTGTTCTTCGTGCCGCTGTTCCCCTTCTCCACCAAGTTCGCCACGCAGTGCACGTTCTGCGGCGGTGAGCAGCGGATACCCAAGGAGCAGGCCGACCAGCTGCTGGCCCAGCACATGGCGGCGCAGGGCGGCAACCCGTACGGGCAGGCCCAGCAGCCGGGCTACGCACCGGGCGCGCCGGGGCAGGGCCAGGGTCAGAACCCGTACCAGCACTGA
- the ligD gene encoding non-homologous end-joining DNA ligase, translating to MTPITEVEGRRLSLSNLDKVLYPATGTTKGEVLHYYAATASGVLLPQLRDRPVSFLRYPDGPDGQLFFTKNPPPGTPSWVHRTPVPHRESEPSEQVVVQDLASLMWAANLVVEFHTPQWRAETPAVADRLVFDLDPGAPATVVECCRVALWLRERLADDGLDAYGKTSGSKGLHLLVPITPTDSAAVSAYAKGLAVRAERELADLVVHRMRRALRPGKVFVDFSQNAAAKTTATPYTLRARAEPSVSAPVTWTEIEQCRSPGELVFLAGDMAGRLDRHGDLLAPLNEPGRGRPIPDTA from the coding sequence ATGACGCCGATCACGGAGGTGGAGGGGCGACGGCTGTCGCTGAGCAATCTGGACAAGGTGCTCTACCCGGCCACCGGCACCACCAAGGGCGAGGTGCTGCACTACTACGCGGCCACGGCGTCCGGGGTGCTGCTCCCGCAGCTGCGGGACCGGCCGGTGTCGTTCCTGCGCTACCCGGACGGGCCGGACGGGCAGCTGTTCTTCACGAAGAACCCGCCGCCCGGTACTCCGTCCTGGGTACACAGGACCCCGGTGCCGCACCGCGAGAGCGAGCCGTCCGAGCAGGTGGTCGTCCAGGATCTGGCCTCCCTGATGTGGGCCGCGAACCTGGTGGTGGAATTCCACACCCCGCAGTGGCGGGCGGAGACGCCCGCGGTGGCCGACCGGCTGGTGTTCGACCTGGACCCGGGGGCGCCCGCCACGGTCGTGGAGTGCTGCCGGGTCGCGCTGTGGCTGCGGGAGCGGCTGGCCGACGACGGGCTCGACGCGTACGGGAAGACCTCGGGGTCCAAGGGTCTGCATCTGCTGGTGCCGATCACCCCCACGGACTCGGCGGCGGTCTCGGCGTACGCGAAGGGGCTGGCCGTCCGGGCGGAGCGGGAGCTCGCGGACCTGGTGGTGCACCGGATGCGGCGGGCGCTGCGGCCGGGCAAGGTGTTCGTCGACTTCAGCCAGAACGCCGCCGCCAAGACCACCGCCACGCCCTACACCCTGCGCGCGCGGGCCGAACCGTCCGTCTCGGCGCCGGTCACCTGGACGGAGATCGAGCAGTGCCGCAGCCCCGGTGAGCTGGTCTTCCTGGCGGGCGACATGGCCGGGCGGCTGGACCGGCACGGCGACCTGCTCGCCCCGCTGAACGAACCCGGCCGGGGCCGGCCGATTCCGGATACCGCGTAG
- a CDS encoding sensor histidine kinase — translation MSRRARTTRRRRRLRLPAWTATLTWKSAVFITVMCCVLAALLGVLVHTAVTRQTVGHAREKALARLTEVSRAYEAGEALPPRSGVDPPGLPARLRALAAGGRRGTMVAGHLGRPAMWAATPADDGRALAAWTDYSQSARTINGLDGAILGSSLLAIGATLLVGAFAVTRVTRRLHQTARVARRIGAGDLDARVNDPRTADPARRQDEVAVVAGALDTMASALQRKLQAEQRFTADVAHELRTPLTGLSAAAELLPPGRPSELVQDRARALRALTEDLLEISRLDARTEHVDLDVHELAPLAAGVVRASGTDTEVVVTGEPVRVETDRRRLERVLGNLISNAHRHGTPPVVLTVDGPVVTVRDHGDGFPEYLTAGGPQRFRTEAGGKGHGLGLTIAAGQAEVMGAALSFGNAPDGGAVARLTLPHYVHLDEEESPGTA, via the coding sequence ATGAGCCGCCGGGCGAGGACGACGCGGCGCCGGCGCCGGCTGCGGCTGCCCGCCTGGACCGCCACGCTCACCTGGAAGTCGGCGGTCTTCATCACCGTGATGTGCTGCGTGCTGGCCGCGCTCCTCGGCGTGCTGGTCCACACCGCGGTCACCCGCCAGACGGTCGGCCACGCCCGCGAGAAGGCGCTCGCCCGGCTCACCGAGGTGTCCCGCGCCTACGAGGCGGGCGAGGCGCTCCCGCCGCGCTCCGGGGTGGACCCGCCGGGGCTGCCCGCGCGGCTTCGGGCCCTGGCGGCGGGCGGGCGGCGCGGCACCATGGTCGCCGGGCACCTGGGGCGCCCGGCGATGTGGGCGGCCACCCCGGCGGACGACGGGCGGGCGCTGGCCGCCTGGACCGACTACAGCCAGAGCGCCCGCACGATCAACGGCCTGGACGGGGCGATCCTCGGCTCCTCGCTGCTGGCGATCGGCGCCACCCTGCTGGTCGGCGCGTTCGCCGTCACCCGGGTCACCCGGCGGCTGCACCAGACCGCGCGGGTGGCCCGGCGGATCGGAGCGGGCGATCTGGACGCCCGCGTCAACGACCCGCGTACGGCGGACCCCGCGCGCCGGCAGGACGAGGTCGCCGTCGTCGCCGGGGCGCTCGACACGATGGCGTCGGCGCTCCAGCGCAAGCTCCAGGCCGAGCAGCGCTTCACCGCCGATGTGGCGCACGAGCTGCGCACCCCGCTGACCGGTCTGTCGGCCGCCGCCGAACTGCTGCCGCCGGGACGGCCGTCCGAGCTGGTGCAGGACCGGGCGCGGGCCCTGCGCGCCCTGACCGAGGACCTGCTGGAGATCTCGCGCCTCGACGCCCGTACCGAACACGTCGATCTCGATGTGCACGAACTGGCCCCGCTCGCCGCGGGCGTGGTGCGGGCCTCGGGCACGGACACCGAGGTCGTCGTCACCGGGGAGCCGGTACGCGTCGAGACGGACCGGCGGCGCCTGGAACGGGTGCTGGGCAACCTGATCAGCAACGCGCACCGGCACGGCACGCCGCCCGTGGTGCTGACGGTCGACGGGCCGGTGGTGACCGTACGCGACCACGGCGACGGCTTCCCCGAGTACCTGACGGCGGGCGGCCCACAGCGCTTCCGCACCGAGGCCGGCGGCAAGGGGCACGGCCTCGGGCTGACCATCGCAGCCGGGCAGGCCGAGGTGATGGGCGCCGCGCTGTCCTTCGGGAACGCGCCGGACGGCGGGGCGGTGGCCCGGCTGACGCTGCCGCACTACGTACACCTCGACGAGGAGGAGTCCCCGGGCACCGCCTGA
- the ku gene encoding non-homologous end joining protein Ku: protein MRSIWNGAISFGLVSIPIKLVNATENHSVSFRQIHVEDGGRIRYRKVCELDGEEVAPAEIGKAYEDADGTMIPITDEDLGKLPLPTAKTIEIVAFVPADAIDPLQMDAAYYLSANGVPAAKPYTLLREALKRSRKVALAKYALRGRERLGMLRVVGDVIAMHGLLWPDEIRAPEGVAPESDVTVRDAELDLADALMDTLGEVDMDSLHDDYREAVEEMIAAKASGEVPEPAEKGSSGGGKVIDLIAALESSVRAAKEARGEEGEGGEENGGENGEGERPVAGVTSISDRKASGGSRKKAASGSGSGGSDSGGSGSGSGAAKKSAAKSTAKKASAKKPPAKKAASNKGTAKKAAAKKSPAKKQSTAKSGTSRKRASA, encoded by the coding sequence GTGAGGTCCATCTGGAACGGCGCCATCTCCTTCGGGCTGGTCAGCATCCCGATCAAGCTGGTCAACGCCACGGAGAACCACTCGGTCTCCTTCCGGCAGATCCACGTCGAGGACGGCGGCCGCATCCGCTACCGCAAGGTGTGCGAGCTGGACGGGGAGGAGGTGGCCCCGGCCGAGATCGGCAAGGCGTACGAGGACGCCGACGGCACGATGATCCCGATCACCGACGAGGATCTGGGCAAGCTGCCGCTGCCCACCGCCAAGACGATCGAGATCGTCGCCTTCGTACCGGCCGACGCGATCGACCCGCTCCAGATGGACGCGGCGTACTACCTCTCCGCCAACGGGGTCCCGGCCGCCAAGCCGTACACCCTGCTGCGCGAGGCCCTCAAGCGGAGCCGGAAGGTGGCGCTGGCCAAGTACGCGCTGCGCGGGCGCGAGCGGCTGGGCATGCTGCGGGTGGTCGGCGACGTGATCGCCATGCACGGCCTGCTCTGGCCGGACGAGATCCGGGCCCCCGAGGGCGTCGCGCCGGAGTCCGACGTGACGGTGCGCGACGCCGAGCTCGACCTCGCGGACGCCCTGATGGACACCCTCGGCGAGGTCGACATGGACTCGCTGCACGACGACTACCGCGAGGCGGTCGAGGAGATGATCGCCGCCAAGGCGTCCGGCGAGGTCCCGGAGCCGGCCGAGAAGGGCTCCTCCGGCGGCGGCAAGGTCATCGACCTGATCGCCGCCCTGGAGAGCAGCGTCCGGGCCGCGAAGGAGGCCCGCGGCGAGGAGGGCGAGGGCGGGGAGGAGAACGGCGGGGAGAACGGCGAGGGCGAGCGGCCCGTCGCCGGCGTCACCTCGATCTCGGACCGCAAGGCGTCGGGCGGCTCCCGCAAGAAGGCGGCGTCGGGCTCGGGCTCCGGCGGTTCGGATTCCGGCGGCTCCGGCTCCGGCTCCGGTGCGGCCAAGAAGTCCGCCGCAAAGAGCACGGCCAAGAAGGCGTCCGCGAAGAAGCCGCCCGCGAAGAAGGCGGCCTCCAACAAGGGAACGGCCAAGAAGGCGGCCGCCAAGAAGTCGCCGGCCAAGAAGCAGTCCACCGCCAAGAGCGGCACCTCGCGCAAGCGCGCCTCGGCCTGA
- a CDS encoding HEAT repeat domain-containing protein, whose amino-acid sequence MFAGIEEVDWASMEHAYGPADDVPALLRGLASPDPAEREGALDGMYGAVHHQGDVYACTLACIPFLFELVADPAVPDRGDIVELLTSIGGIDLGEDDEEEIDEDEAEGAANYAMAAAAVSAGAGVFFPLMADPDQGLRLSAPLALATLHDDPARVLVLLRERLAVEADEEVRLALVEAAGRLALRHRPLAAPVADWLSRLAAEANPPGLRLAALAQLARCAPRSLPGDVVPLVTGLLRQLRTLPDPAGARPCGAKPAAPEAAPVALLGQLRAPAAEESAGRTAPWTADLLRTLHIGLDDRVTERTELLTDQLRSPDPWQRADAVRMSGGLMGDWRGSYAELVGLVGEQLASPDPKLAEAASHLLEGLFGLAAPAADALAARVAADPGAWVREWAGGRPTLGSAVKALARLGDARALPALAAALDRPDVPYDVGPGIGFLGEAARPLAGALRSRLGEVVLDEQAYDRAGPLLTGLTALRAGEAAPEVLRVLRGTEAFRGEWLRTAALRALASFGPAAGCAVPELRALMRHTGTTESVEAAEALWAVEGDAGAVLPVLVEGLATQNVYVARAAASALGRLGGRAAATAPGLRSLLRHEELWLRVDAAIALWEVSGRAEESVPVLLAAWEQNRHVRVRVAECLARMGPADAGSDAAHVLFAELTSVRRHNAMDGGYGSHDTYTDEKLLALCRRALLGNTGKEPT is encoded by the coding sequence GTGTTCGCGGGGATCGAAGAGGTCGACTGGGCCTCGATGGAGCATGCCTACGGGCCGGCCGACGACGTGCCGGCGCTGCTGCGGGGCCTGGCGTCCCCCGATCCGGCGGAGCGCGAAGGCGCCCTGGACGGGATGTACGGGGCGGTGCACCACCAGGGCGACGTCTACGCGTGCACGCTCGCCTGCATCCCCTTCCTCTTCGAGCTGGTGGCCGATCCGGCGGTCCCGGACCGGGGCGACATAGTCGAGCTGCTCACCAGCATCGGCGGCATCGACCTGGGCGAGGACGACGAGGAGGAGATCGACGAGGACGAGGCGGAGGGCGCGGCGAACTACGCGATGGCGGCGGCCGCCGTCTCCGCCGGCGCCGGGGTCTTCTTCCCGCTGATGGCCGACCCGGACCAGGGCCTGCGGCTCTCCGCCCCGCTCGCCCTGGCCACCCTGCACGACGACCCGGCCCGGGTGCTGGTCCTGCTGCGGGAGCGGCTGGCGGTGGAGGCGGACGAGGAGGTGCGGCTCGCGCTGGTCGAGGCGGCCGGGCGGCTCGCGCTGCGCCACCGGCCGCTGGCCGCGCCGGTCGCCGACTGGCTGAGCCGGCTGGCCGCCGAGGCCAATCCGCCGGGGCTGCGGCTGGCGGCCCTGGCCCAGCTGGCGCGCTGCGCGCCGCGCTCGCTGCCGGGCGATGTGGTGCCGCTGGTGACGGGGCTGCTGCGGCAACTGCGTACGCTCCCCGACCCGGCGGGCGCCCGGCCCTGCGGTGCCAAGCCCGCCGCCCCCGAGGCCGCCCCGGTGGCGCTGCTGGGGCAGTTGCGGGCGCCGGCCGCCGAGGAGAGCGCGGGGCGGACCGCGCCCTGGACGGCCGATCTGCTGCGCACCCTGCACATCGGGCTCGACGACCGCGTCACCGAACGCACGGAGCTGCTCACCGATCAGCTGCGCAGCCCCGACCCCTGGCAGCGCGCCGACGCCGTGCGCATGAGCGGCGGGCTCATGGGCGACTGGCGGGGTTCCTACGCGGAGCTGGTCGGGCTGGTGGGCGAGCAGCTCGCCTCGCCCGATCCGAAGCTCGCGGAGGCCGCTTCGCATCTGCTGGAGGGCCTGTTCGGCCTGGCCGCGCCCGCGGCGGACGCGCTGGCGGCGCGGGTCGCGGCGGACCCCGGGGCCTGGGTGCGGGAGTGGGCGGGCGGGCGGCCGACGCTCGGCAGCGCGGTGAAGGCCCTGGCCCGGCTGGGCGACGCCCGCGCGCTGCCCGCCCTGGCCGCGGCGCTCGACCGCCCGGACGTGCCGTACGACGTGGGGCCCGGCATCGGCTTCCTGGGCGAGGCGGCCCGGCCGCTGGCCGGCGCGCTGCGGAGCCGGCTGGGCGAGGTGGTGCTCGACGAGCAGGCGTACGACCGGGCGGGCCCGCTGCTGACCGGGCTGACCGCGCTGCGGGCGGGCGAGGCCGCGCCGGAGGTGCTGCGGGTGCTGCGCGGCACCGAGGCGTTCCGGGGCGAGTGGCTGCGTACGGCGGCGCTGCGGGCGCTGGCCTCCTTCGGGCCGGCCGCCGGCTGCGCGGTGCCCGAGCTGCGGGCGCTGATGCGGCACACCGGGACGACGGAGTCGGTCGAGGCGGCCGAGGCGCTGTGGGCGGTGGAGGGGGACGCCGGCGCGGTGCTCCCGGTGCTGGTCGAGGGGCTCGCGACCCAGAACGTGTACGTGGCGCGTGCGGCGGCGAGCGCGCTGGGGCGGCTGGGCGGGCGGGCGGCGGCGACCGCGCCGGGGCTGCGGTCGCTGCTGCGCCACGAGGAGCTGTGGCTGCGGGTGGACGCGGCGATCGCGCTGTGGGAGGTTTCCGGGCGGGCCGAGGAGTCCGTCCCGGTGCTGCTGGCGGCCTGGGAGCAGAATCGTCACGTCCGGGTCCGGGTGGCGGAATGCCTGGCGCGGATGGGGCCCGCTGACGCGGGGTCGGACGCGGCGCACGTGCTGTTCGCCGAGCTCACCTCCGTACGCCGGCACAACGCGATGGACGGCGGGTACGGCAGCCATGACACGTACACCGACGAAAAGCTGCTGGCGCTCTGCCGCCGGGCGCTCCTGGGGAACACGGGGAAGGAACCCACATGA
- a CDS encoding FtsW/RodA/SpoVE family cell cycle protein gives MTASTADAPPPVLRLPKRRGVELSLLIGAVLISVYGYAAVGLAHDDAVPPDVAGYGGGLGLLALLAHLAVRFRAPYADPLLLPIAVLLNGLGLVLIYRLDLETPGDRAATTQLIWSTLGVAFFIAVVVFLRDHRVLQRYAYLSVAAALVLMIVPIFFPAVNGAKIWIRVAGFSFQPGEFAKILLAVFFAAYLAANHNALAYTGRRIWKLQLPTGRVLGPIVAIWLLSVGVLVLERDLGTSLLFFGLFVILLYVATGRTGWIAVGLLLAAVGAFVVGSFEPHVHSRVQDWLDPFASIDAGRGPGQLAQSLFAFAAGGMLGTGLGLGHSVLIGFAAKSDFILATAGEELGLAGLTAVFLLYALLVARGFRAGLALRDAFGRLLSIGLASILALQVFVIAGGVMGLIPLTGMAMPFLAQGGSSVVTNWIIVALLIRVSDVARRPPPDEVEAGVVAPAPSLPEGER, from the coding sequence ATGACCGCATCGACGGCGGACGCACCCCCGCCCGTGCTGCGCCTGCCCAAGCGGCGCGGCGTGGAACTCTCGCTCCTCATCGGGGCCGTCCTCATCTCCGTCTACGGCTACGCCGCGGTCGGGCTGGCCCACGACGACGCGGTCCCGCCCGACGTCGCCGGATACGGCGGCGGCCTCGGGCTGCTCGCGCTGCTCGCCCATCTCGCGGTCCGCTTCCGCGCCCCGTACGCCGATCCGCTGCTGCTGCCCATCGCCGTCCTGCTCAACGGCCTCGGTCTGGTGCTGATCTACCGGCTGGACCTGGAGACGCCGGGCGACCGGGCGGCGACGACCCAGCTGATCTGGTCCACGCTCGGCGTCGCGTTCTTCATCGCGGTGGTGGTGTTCCTGCGCGACCACCGGGTGCTCCAGCGCTACGCGTACCTCTCGGTCGCCGCCGCGCTCGTCCTGATGATCGTGCCGATCTTCTTCCCGGCGGTGAACGGGGCGAAGATCTGGATCAGGGTCGCCGGCTTCTCCTTCCAGCCCGGCGAGTTCGCCAAGATCCTGCTCGCGGTGTTCTTCGCCGCCTACCTCGCGGCGAACCACAACGCCCTCGCGTACACCGGCCGCAGGATCTGGAAGCTCCAGCTGCCCACCGGGCGGGTGCTCGGGCCGATCGTGGCGATCTGGCTGCTCAGCGTCGGCGTCCTGGTCCTGGAACGCGATCTCGGCACCTCGCTGCTGTTCTTCGGGCTGTTCGTGATCCTGCTGTACGTGGCGACGGGGCGGACCGGCTGGATCGCGGTCGGGCTGCTGCTCGCGGCGGTCGGCGCGTTCGTCGTGGGCTCCTTCGAACCGCATGTGCACAGCCGGGTGCAGGACTGGCTCGACCCGTTCGCCTCGATCGACGCCGGCCGGGGGCCGGGCCAGCTCGCCCAGTCGCTGTTCGCCTTCGCCGCCGGCGGGATGCTCGGCACCGGCCTCGGGCTCGGCCACTCGGTCCTCATCGGGTTCGCCGCCAAGTCCGACTTCATCCTGGCGACGGCCGGCGAGGAGCTGGGCCTCGCCGGGCTGACCGCCGTCTTCCTGCTGTACGCGCTGCTGGTGGCGCGCGGATTCCGGGCCGGGCTCGCGCTGCGCGACGCGTTCGGGCGGCTGCTGTCGATCGGGCTCGCCTCGATCCTGGCGCTCCAGGTGTTCGTGATCGCGGGCGGGGTGATGGGGCTGATCCCGCTGACGGGGATGGCGATGCCGTTCCTCGCGCAGGGCGGTTCGTCCGTGGTGACCAACTGGATCATCGTGGCGCTGCTGATCCGGGTCAGCGATGTCGCCCGCCGGCCGCCGCCGGACGAGGTGGAGGCCGGGGTCGTCGCCCCGGCCCCGTCCCTCCCGGAGGGCGAGCGGTGA
- a CDS encoding penicillin-binding transpeptidase domain-containing protein, producing the protein MIRHIRHAAAFCLLLLVALLVNAARVQVFEADELDDNPANRRNTIARYDQPRGNILVDGRPVTGSKDTGEQLAHERTYRYGPLYAPVTGYASQTYGTTLIENAEDAVLSGTDPLLAPLPLWNEVTRDRQPGGDVVTTVNDAMQRAAYRGLGNRRGAVAAIEPATGRVLALVSTPSYDPGRLSGTGSSVTDAWRELNAADSRPMLNRAIRQTYPPGSTFKIVTAAAALDAEVVTDPDAATDTPSPYVLPGTSTVLPNESRGCAKASLADAIRVSCNTVMAHLGVEVGLDGMVAAAGRFGFNDTDLKIPSGVAKSNFDREMSDDQLAQSSIGQFDTTATPLQMAMVAAAVANGGELMYPHLVERTTKHSGATVRTTGSRSYHRAMEPTTAMRLRQMMVDVVEDGTGTNAAIDGATVGGKTGTAQHGVDNSDLPYAWFISWAQADGAARPAVAVAVVVEDAEADRADISGGGSAAPIARAVMEAALED; encoded by the coding sequence GTGATCCGCCACATCCGGCACGCCGCCGCGTTCTGCCTGCTGCTGCTCGTCGCGCTGCTGGTGAACGCCGCCCGCGTCCAGGTCTTCGAGGCCGACGAGCTGGACGACAACCCCGCCAACCGCCGTAACACCATCGCCCGTTACGACCAGCCGCGCGGCAACATCCTGGTCGACGGCCGGCCCGTCACCGGCTCGAAGGACACCGGCGAGCAGCTCGCCCACGAGCGGACCTACCGCTACGGCCCGCTGTACGCCCCGGTGACCGGATACGCCTCGCAGACGTACGGCACCACGCTCATCGAGAACGCCGAGGACGCGGTCCTCTCCGGCACGGACCCGCTGCTCGCCCCGCTCCCCCTGTGGAACGAGGTCACCCGGGACCGGCAGCCGGGCGGTGACGTCGTCACCACCGTCAACGACGCGATGCAGCGGGCCGCCTACCGGGGGCTCGGCAACCGGCGGGGCGCGGTCGCGGCCATCGAGCCGGCGACGGGCCGCGTCCTCGCGCTGGTCTCGACCCCGTCGTACGACCCCGGGCGGCTGTCCGGCACCGGCTCGTCGGTCACCGACGCCTGGCGGGAGCTGAACGCGGCGGACAGCCGGCCCATGCTCAACCGCGCGATCCGGCAGACCTATCCGCCCGGCTCCACGTTCAAGATCGTGACGGCGGCCGCGGCCCTGGACGCGGAGGTCGTCACCGATCCGGACGCGGCGACCGACACCCCGTCGCCCTATGTGCTGCCGGGCACCTCCACCGTCCTGCCCAACGAGTCGCGCGGCTGCGCCAAGGCGTCGCTGGCGGACGCGATCCGGGTCTCGTGCAACACCGTGATGGCGCACCTGGGGGTGGAGGTCGGGCTCGACGGGATGGTGGCGGCGGCCGGCCGGTTCGGCTTCAACGACACGGACCTGAAGATCCCGTCGGGGGTGGCGAAGAGCAACTTCGACCGGGAGATGAGCGACGACCAGCTGGCACAGTCCTCGATCGGGCAGTTCGACACCACGGCGACCCCGCTCCAGATGGCGATGGTGGCGGCGGCCGTCGCCAACGGCGGGGAGCTGATGTACCCGCACCTGGTGGAGCGGACGACCAAGCACAGCGGCGCGACGGTGCGCACGACCGGTTCGCGCTCCTACCACCGGGCGATGGAACCGACGACGGCGATGCGGCTGCGGCAGATGATGGTCGACGTGGTGGAGGACGGTACGGGCACGAACGCGGCGATCGACGGGGCGACGGTCGGCGGCAAGACCGGCACCGCCCAGCACGGCGTCGACAACTCGGACCTGCCGTACGCCTGGTTCATCTCCTGGGCGCAGGCCGACGGCGCGGCCCGCCCGGCGGTGGCGGTCGCCGTGGTCGTCGAGGACGCCGAGGCCGACCGGGCCGACATCAGCGGCGGCGGCAGCGCGGCGCCGATCGCGCGTGCCGTGATGGAAGCGGCCCTGGAAGACTGA